A section of the Clostridium felsineum DSM 794 genome encodes:
- a CDS encoding C40 family peptidase — MKKFKSKKLVAFMIALFCMLDFLGVGFNKNVQAATTGQSIVSYAKGHLGDYYIWGASGPNTFDCSGFTSYVYKHFGYNIPRTSKAQSTAGKYVSKANLKPGDLVFFYKPVSHVGIYIGNGEFINAGGGDSSCTSIAIAKKRNAKVKINTLSSGYYSLHYNTARRIINN, encoded by the coding sequence ATGAAAAAATTTAAATCCAAAAAATTAGTAGCATTTATGATTGCATTGTTTTGTATGTTAGATTTTCTAGGTGTAGGCTTTAATAAAAATGTACAAGCTGCTACAACAGGACAGTCAATTGTAAGCTATGCCAAAGGTCATCTTGGAGACTACTATATTTGGGGAGCATCCGGTCCAAATACTTTTGATTGTTCAGGTTTTACCAGTTATGTGTACAAGCATTTTGGATATAACATCCCACGTACATCAAAAGCACAATCCACTGCAGGAAAATATGTGTCAAAAGCAAATTTAAAACCTGGTGATTTAGTATTCTTTTACAAACCTGTTTCTCATGTTGGTATATATATTGGTAATGGAGAATTTATAAATGCCGGTGGAGGAGATAGTTCTTGTACTAGCATAGCAATAGCAAAAAAACGAAATGCAAAAGTAAAAATAAATACTTTAAGCAGCGGTTACTATAGTCTTCACTACAATACAGCGAGAAGAATAATTAACAATTAA
- a CDS encoding elongation factor G produces MNKTIGLLAHVDAGKTTLAEQILYHTKSIRKRGRVDHKDSFLDNSSVEKERGITVFSEQAVFEFKDSKYFLVDTPGHMDFSPEMERAIEVMDYAVLIISGVDGVQSQTENIWTILRKHNIPTIFFINKMDRVNANKENVIKEIKDNFTENIFCISEGELSEEVIEFIAEKDDDVCEAYLTSGYEKELWFNSMKKLIKKSKIFPCFMGSALEDSGIEVFLDGLHNLTYTEYNAVEKFVGLVYKIRYDETRNKIIHIKALKGSLKVKQEVIIKNQSNKINEIRFYNGNKYTTAGLAEAGEIFAAIGIKEVKVGDFIGNNVENIKYNMIPTLKSKVIFDEKLNSNEVFEYFKILEEEEPSLNVLWNEKLKSLEIHVMGKIELEILKTIVMERFKLKVDFGACEVLYKETITKKANGYGHFEPLRHYAEVCLELEPAPLNSGITFKSKCKTESLTIGEQNLVKTHIFEREHHGILIGASVTDINIILIDGRHHIKHTSGGDFREATLRALRQGLESTDNILLEPFYDFRIEVNIGEIGRVISDINKMSGEFYEPQMKGDTCIIKGKGPVVEFMDYPSALASFTKGRGKISLAFSGYEKCHNSEEVISSVNYNKYDDIEYTSTSIFCSKGQAYEVKGSEVVNFMHSLK; encoded by the coding sequence ATGAATAAGACAATAGGATTGTTAGCTCATGTTGATGCTGGTAAGACTACCTTAGCAGAACAAATTTTATATCATACTAAAAGTATAAGAAAACGTGGAAGAGTGGATCATAAAGATTCTTTTTTAGATAATAGTTCAGTTGAAAAAGAAAGAGGAATAACTGTATTTTCGGAACAAGCTGTTTTTGAATTTAAAGATTCAAAATATTTTTTGGTGGATACACCAGGCCATATGGATTTTTCACCAGAGATGGAAAGAGCTATTGAAGTTATGGATTATGCGGTACTTATAATAAGTGGTGTTGATGGAGTTCAAAGTCAAACTGAAAATATATGGACAATTCTTAGAAAACACAATATCCCCACAATATTTTTTATAAATAAAATGGATAGAGTTAATGCAAATAAAGAAAATGTAATTAAAGAAATTAAAGATAATTTTACGGAAAATATTTTTTGTATTAGTGAAGGTGAATTATCAGAAGAGGTAATTGAATTTATTGCTGAAAAAGATGATGATGTATGTGAAGCATATTTAACTTCTGGTTATGAAAAAGAGTTATGGTTTAATTCAATGAAAAAATTAATAAAGAAAAGTAAGATATTTCCTTGCTTTATGGGGTCTGCATTAGAGGATTCTGGAATAGAAGTATTTTTAGATGGATTACACAATTTAACATATACTGAATACAATGCAGTTGAAAAATTTGTGGGTTTAGTATATAAGATAAGATATGATGAAACTAGAAATAAGATAATTCATATAAAAGCACTTAAGGGCAGTCTTAAGGTTAAGCAGGAGGTTATTATTAAAAATCAATCAAATAAGATAAATGAAATAAGATTTTATAACGGAAATAAATACACAACAGCAGGTTTGGCTGAAGCAGGTGAAATATTTGCAGCTATAGGTATTAAGGAGGTTAAGGTTGGAGATTTTATTGGTAACAATGTAGAAAATATCAAATATAATATGATTCCAACCTTAAAATCAAAAGTTATATTTGACGAAAAACTTAATAGCAATGAGGTTTTTGAATATTTTAAAATTTTGGAAGAGGAAGAACCGTCTTTAAATGTATTATGGAACGAAAAACTTAAAAGTCTTGAGATACATGTAATGGGTAAAATAGAATTAGAAATTCTAAAAACAATTGTTATGGAAAGATTTAAGTTGAAAGTAGACTTTGGAGCCTGTGAAGTTTTATATAAGGAAACCATAACTAAAAAAGCTAATGGGTATGGTCATTTTGAACCTTTAAGACATTATGCTGAAGTATGTCTTGAATTAGAGCCGGCACCACTAAATAGTGGTATAACCTTTAAAAGTAAGTGCAAAACAGAAAGTCTTACAATAGGAGAGCAAAATCTTGTAAAAACACATATATTTGAAAGAGAACACCATGGAATTTTAATAGGTGCTTCAGTTACAGACATAAATATAATTTTAATAGATGGAAGACACCATATTAAACATACTAGTGGAGGAGATTTTAGAGAAGCGACTTTAAGAGCTTTAAGACAAGGTCTTGAAAGTACAGATAATATTCTCTTAGAGCCATTTTATGATTTTAGAATAGAAGTTAATATAGGTGAAATTGGAAGGGTAATTTCAGATATTAATAAAATGAGTGGTGAGTTCTATGAGCCCCAGATGAAAGGTGATACGTGTATTATAAAAGGTAAGGGTCCTGTGGTAGAATTTATGGATTATCCTTCAGCTTTAGCTTCATTTACAAAAGGCAGGGGAAAAATAAGTTTAGCTTTTAGTGGATATGAGAAGTGTCATAATTCCGAAGAGGTTATTAGTAGTGTAAACTATAATAAATATGATGATATAGAATATACTTCTACATCAATATTTTGTTCAAAAGGTCAAGCTTATGAAGTTAAGGGAAGTGAAGTTGTTAATTTCATGCATTCTTTAAAATAG